A single Dehalococcoidales bacterium DNA region contains:
- a CDS encoding SemiSWEET family transporter, producing the protein MSSVEYLGMAAGLLTTFAVIPQIIRVYKLKSAREISLLFNSFMVAGIAVWLVYGIIQGLFSIIIWNIIGVILNGWLLFAKLKYGRVKSSG; encoded by the coding sequence GGCAGCCGGACTGCTGACCACTTTCGCCGTGATTCCTCAAATCATCCGCGTCTATAAGCTGAAAAGCGCCCGCGAGATAAGCCTCCTCTTTAATTCCTTCATGGTGGCGGGTATCGCCGTCTGGCTGGTTTACGGGATTATCCAGGGTTTGTTTTCTATAATTATCTGGAATATTATCGGCGTTATCCTGAACGGCTGGCTGCTGTTCGCCAAGCTTAAGTACGGGAGAGTAAAGTCCTCCGGCTGA
- a CDS encoding TraR/DksA family transcriptional regulator, which produces MTANFNKQRALLENERKRLMGEMSQSQTNMSSQEERREGSPFGKREEEATETLELEKRLALENRIRQELSQVEYALDKIEKGTYGLCDNCGKPIPPARLEALPQANLCLNCKELLAKNGKFTPPPAR; this is translated from the coding sequence ATGACGGCTAATTTCAATAAACAGCGCGCACTATTGGAAAACGAGCGCAAGCGTCTCATGGGTGAGATGTCGCAATCGCAGACGAATATGTCCAGCCAGGAGGAAAGGCGGGAGGGCAGTCCTTTCGGCAAGCGTGAGGAAGAGGCCACCGAGACCCTGGAGCTGGAAAAGCGTCTGGCGCTGGAGAACCGTATCCGGCAGGAGCTGTCCCAGGTAGAGTATGCTCTGGACAAAATTGAAAAAGGAACCTACGGTTTATGCGATAATTGCGGTAAGCCCATCCCCCCGGCCCGCCTGGAGGCCTTGCCGCAGGCTAACCTTTGCCTGAACTGTAAAGAGTTGCTGGCTAAGAATGGAAAATTTACACCGCCGCCTGCAAGGTAG
- the lspA gene encoding signal peptidase II, translating into MENLHRRLQGSWRDVFFGGIAVLVIIADQLTKWWIRSSIALGDVLVDKGFVQIIRIENSGASFGILRGHTSLIIAAVFVEMVIILAAVYLLRKRLSFLDSMPMRIGAGLIFGGAIGNQVDRLVFGSVTDFVDFKVWPAFNVADASAVVGTIIVVYCIIFLSGIGKRKA; encoded by the coding sequence ATGGAAAATTTACACCGCCGCCTGCAAGGTAGCTGGCGGGACGTCTTTTTCGGCGGTATTGCCGTTCTGGTCATTATCGCCGACCAGTTGACCAAATGGTGGATAAGGTCCAGCATCGCCCTGGGAGATGTGCTGGTGGACAAAGGCTTTGTCCAGATTATCCGCATTGAGAACAGCGGGGCTTCTTTCGGCATTCTCCGGGGGCATACCTCGCTTATCATCGCCGCCGTTTTCGTGGAGATGGTCATTATCCTGGCGGCCGTCTATCTGTTGCGCAAGCGTCTTTCTTTCCTGGATAGTATGCCGATGCGCATCGGCGCCGGGCTGATTTTCGGCGGGGCTATCGGCAACCAGGTGGACCGCCTGGTGTTCGGAAGCGTGACGGACTTTGTGGACTTCAAGGTCTGGCCGGCCTTTAATGTGGCCGATGCCTCGGCGGTGGTGGGGACTATCATCGTGGTGTATTGCATCATTTTCCTCTCCGGAATCGGTAAGCGTAAAGCATGA
- a CDS encoding RluA family pseudouridine synthase, giving the protein MTRDFVLVADTAGVRLDKFVGDGCPELSRTHARQLIDDGLVTVNGKAAKPSLKLSPGDKINVSIPPEPPSALAAEDIPLTIIYEDPDLLVIDKPAGLAVHPAPGTGSHTLVNALLHYLPGLAADADSLRPGIVHRLDKDTSGLLVVAKNRVAQANLSDQFKSRSVSKTYLALVKGKLTPEQGVIEADIGRDPHHRQRMAVVSSGRDARTDYRVIRYCGNYTLLEIKPETGRTHQIRVHLAAIGFPVVGDAEYGYKSPHLARQFLHAHKLRFKLPATGAFVEFESPLPPDLEKALAEIC; this is encoded by the coding sequence ATGACCAGGGATTTTGTACTCGTGGCTGATACCGCGGGCGTCCGCCTGGACAAATTCGTCGGGGACGGGTGCCCGGAGCTTTCCCGCACCCATGCCCGCCAGCTTATCGACGATGGTCTGGTCACCGTCAACGGTAAGGCGGCCAAACCCAGCCTGAAGCTCTCCCCCGGCGATAAGATAAACGTCTCCATCCCCCCGGAACCCCCCTCCGCCCTGGCGGCGGAAGACATTCCCCTGACGATTATCTATGAAGACCCCGACCTCCTGGTTATAGATAAACCGGCCGGCCTGGCCGTCCACCCCGCCCCCGGCACCGGTTCGCATACCCTGGTCAACGCCCTGCTGCATTACCTGCCCGGCCTGGCCGCGGACGCGGATTCACTGCGCCCCGGCATCGTGCACCGTCTGGATAAAGACACCTCCGGCCTGCTGGTGGTGGCCAAAAACCGCGTGGCGCAGGCCAATCTCTCCGACCAGTTTAAAAGCCGCTCCGTCTCCAAGACCTACCTGGCGCTGGTCAAAGGCAAACTGACGCCGGAGCAAGGCGTCATCGAGGCGGATATCGGGCGGGACCCGCATCACCGGCAGCGTATGGCGGTCGTCTCCAGCGGCCGGGACGCGCGCACGGACTACCGCGTTATCCGCTATTGCGGCAACTATACTTTGCTGGAAATCAAGCCGGAGACCGGCCGCACCCACCAGATACGCGTGCACCTGGCGGCCATCGGCTTCCCCGTCGTCGGTGACGCGGAATACGGCTATAAGTCCCCCCACCTCGCCCGCCAGTTCCTCCACGCCCACAAGCTCCGCTTCAAGCTCCCCGCCACCGGCGCTTTCGTCGAGTTCGAGTCCCCCCTCCCCCCGGATTTGGAAAAAGCCCTGGCGGAAATCTGCTAG
- a CDS encoding aldo/keto reductase, producing MHYRNFGKLDWKVSALGFGAMRLPVVGEDQSKIDEPEAIRMIRYAADHGVNYIDSAYLYHMGQSEVLVGKALKDGYHDKMKVATKLPARMVEKAEDMDRILGEQLTRLDMPKIDFYLLHGLNREGWDRVRDFGVLKWAEKQMAAGKIGRLGFSFHDSYDVFKEIIDAYDNWVLAQIQYNYMDENEQAGRKGAEYAAGKGIAVVVMEPLRGGRLAKDPPPDPVVKVLAAAKRKMSGTEWALQWVWNQPEISVALSGMSTMKQVEDNVAYASRSKPGLFSAADKKVVEDIKAAFKSLSPVPCSGCRYCQPCPNKVEIPRVFQIYNDAVMYDDMKSGQFMYNSQFGIPQDQRADQCVDCGECVTKCPQNIDIPDWLKKAHAALYMANPPGPPGPPPKKEE from the coding sequence ATGCATTATCGTAATTTCGGCAAACTTGACTGGAAGGTATCGGCGCTGGGTTTCGGCGCCATGCGCCTGCCGGTCGTTGGTGAAGACCAGAGTAAAATCGACGAGCCGGAAGCTATCAGGATGATTCGTTACGCCGCCGACCACGGCGTCAACTACATCGATAGCGCCTATCTCTACCACATGGGCCAGAGCGAGGTGTTGGTGGGCAAGGCGCTTAAGGACGGCTATCACGACAAGATGAAGGTCGCCACCAAGCTCCCCGCCCGCATGGTCGAAAAAGCGGAGGACATGGACCGCATTCTCGGCGAGCAGCTGACCCGGCTGGACATGCCTAAAATCGACTTTTATCTGCTGCACGGGCTGAACCGGGAGGGCTGGGACAGGGTACGGGACTTCGGCGTTTTGAAGTGGGCGGAAAAGCAGATGGCGGCGGGGAAAATCGGCCGTCTGGGCTTCTCCTTCCATGACAGCTACGATGTCTTTAAGGAAATTATTGACGCCTATGATAACTGGGTCCTGGCCCAGATTCAATATAACTATATGGACGAGAACGAGCAGGCCGGCCGCAAGGGCGCCGAATACGCCGCCGGCAAGGGCATCGCGGTGGTGGTAATGGAGCCGCTCCGGGGCGGACGGCTCGCTAAAGACCCCCCGCCCGACCCCGTGGTTAAAGTCCTGGCCGCCGCCAAACGGAAAATGAGCGGCACGGAATGGGCTTTGCAGTGGGTCTGGAACCAGCCGGAAATCTCCGTGGCACTGAGCGGCATGAGCACCATGAAACAGGTGGAGGACAACGTGGCCTACGCCTCCCGCTCCAAGCCCGGCCTTTTCTCCGCCGCGGACAAGAAAGTGGTCGAGGATATCAAGGCGGCTTTCAAGAGCCTCAGCCCCGTTCCCTGCTCCGGCTGCCGCTACTGCCAGCCCTGCCCCAACAAGGTGGAAATCCCCCGCGTCTTCCAGATTTATAATGACGCCGTCATGTACGACGATATGAAAAGCGGTCAGTTCATGTATAATAGCCAGTTCGGCATCCCGCAGGACCAGCGCGCTGACCAGTGCGTTGACTGCGGCGAATGCGTCACCAAGTGCCCCCAGAACATTGATATTCCTGACTGGCTCAAGAAAGCCCACGCCGCGCTCTATATGGCGAATCCCCCCGGCCCTCCCGGCCCGCCCCCCAAGAAGGAAGAGTAG
- a CDS encoding NAD(P)H-dependent oxidoreductase subunit E has protein sequence MPGPDILAATEQILSAFTPERPNLIPILQAVQGKLGYLPRSAMQAIAGYLRIAPVDVYGVVTFYNQFRLNPPGKHSVKVCLGTACHMKGGYIALDAWQRRLGISPRQTTPDREFDLDTVACVGCCTMAPVTVVDGKPEARVDPTRVDGILLSFGREPPAKDQK, from the coding sequence TTGCCGGGACCTGATATTCTAGCAGCCACGGAGCAAATTTTATCCGCCTTTACCCCGGAGCGGCCTAATCTCATCCCCATCCTCCAGGCCGTCCAGGGCAAGCTCGGCTACCTGCCGCGCTCCGCCATGCAAGCCATCGCCGGCTATCTCCGCATCGCGCCGGTGGATGTGTACGGCGTGGTCACCTTCTATAACCAGTTCCGCCTCAACCCGCCCGGCAAGCACTCCGTCAAGGTTTGTTTAGGCACCGCCTGCCACATGAAAGGCGGCTACATCGCGCTGGACGCCTGGCAGCGCCGCCTCGGCATTAGCCCCCGCCAGACCACCCCGGATAGAGAGTTCGACCTTGATACCGTCGCCTGCGTGGGCTGCTGCACGATGGCCCCAGTCACCGTCGTGGACGGCAAGCCGGAGGCCAGGGTGGACCCGACCCGGGTGGACGGCATCCTGCTGTCTTTCGGGCGCGAGCCGCCAGCGAAGGACCAAAAGTGA
- a CDS encoding NADH-ubiquinone oxidoreductase-F iron-sulfur binding region domain-containing protein, which yields MNPINPAPAFRELRDKAGAKLRRLKDGKTVIMVGAATCGRAAGALDVLRAFRDEVKKHNLDCPVIEVGCLGHCYAEPLVIIGKPGWPPVAYGYVNPVIAERLVNEFILGDNPCPEFVLAALAPNDLLPSFQDFPRARYERKIILQNCGLIDPSDINDSIANGGYSALAKALALPPQKIIAEIQKSGLRGRGGAGFPAGQKWQACRDAQGTPKYLICNADEGDPGAFVDRALLESDPHGIIEGMLIAGYAAGADRGYIYVRAEYPLAVERLQIALRQAEDYHLIGSHILGTDYSLEITLFQGSGAFVCGEETALIASLAGQPGLPRYRPPYPAVKGLFGQPTVVNNVKTLAYVPRIMANGADWFRGIGAADSPGTAVFALAGKIVNTGMVEVPMGTTLRRIIYDVGSGIPKGKKFKAVQIGGPSGGCLPESALDLPVDFDSLQNAGAIMGSGGMVVCDEDDCMVEMARYFLEFTRRESCGKCTFCRLGTRQMLEILTDFTLGQGKLADLAILEKLAGEVGAGSLCALGRTAPNPILTTLRYFRNEYEEHITLGRCPALMCRHLIAYYILPDKCERSCDACVGACTVEAISPDKKRIKVIDPEKCVKCGTCLPACPPQYNAIVKLSPPSEVPCK from the coding sequence GTGAACCCGATTAACCCCGCTCCCGCTTTCCGGGAGCTGCGCGATAAAGCCGGGGCGAAGTTGCGCCGGCTCAAGGACGGTAAGACCGTTATCATGGTGGGTGCCGCCACCTGCGGCCGGGCCGCCGGCGCTCTGGACGTGCTCCGGGCTTTCCGCGACGAGGTAAAAAAACACAATCTCGATTGCCCGGTCATCGAGGTCGGCTGCCTGGGCCACTGCTACGCGGAGCCTCTCGTCATCATCGGTAAACCCGGCTGGCCGCCCGTCGCCTACGGCTACGTTAATCCCGTTATCGCCGAACGACTGGTCAACGAGTTCATTCTCGGCGATAACCCCTGCCCGGAGTTCGTCCTGGCCGCCCTGGCTCCGAACGACCTCCTTCCCTCCTTCCAGGACTTCCCCCGCGCCCGGTACGAGCGGAAAATCATCCTGCAAAACTGCGGCCTTATCGACCCATCTGATATTAACGACTCTATCGCCAACGGCGGCTATAGCGCTCTCGCCAAAGCTTTAGCCCTGCCTCCCCAAAAAATAATCGCTGAAATTCAAAAGTCCGGCCTGAGGGGCCGGGGCGGGGCCGGCTTCCCCGCCGGTCAGAAATGGCAGGCCTGCCGTGACGCCCAAGGCACGCCGAAGTACCTCATCTGTAACGCGGACGAGGGCGACCCCGGCGCTTTTGTCGACCGCGCCCTGTTGGAGAGCGACCCCCACGGCATTATCGAGGGGATGCTTATCGCCGGGTACGCGGCAGGGGCTGACCGTGGCTATATCTACGTCCGCGCCGAGTACCCCCTGGCCGTAGAACGACTCCAAATAGCTTTGCGTCAGGCGGAAGATTACCACCTCATTGGCAGCCATATTCTGGGCACGGACTATTCCCTGGAGATAACCCTTTTCCAGGGTTCCGGCGCCTTCGTCTGCGGGGAGGAGACCGCCCTCATCGCCTCGCTAGCAGGCCAGCCCGGCCTGCCGCGCTATCGCCCCCCCTACCCCGCCGTCAAAGGGCTTTTCGGTCAGCCCACCGTGGTCAATAATGTCAAGACCCTCGCTTATGTTCCCCGGATAATGGCTAACGGCGCGGACTGGTTCCGCGGCATCGGCGCCGCAGACAGCCCCGGCACCGCCGTCTTCGCCCTGGCCGGGAAAATCGTCAATACCGGCATGGTGGAAGTGCCTATGGGCACTACTTTGCGCCGCATTATCTACGACGTCGGCAGCGGCATCCCCAAAGGCAAGAAGTTCAAAGCTGTCCAGATTGGCGGCCCTTCCGGCGGCTGCCTGCCGGAAAGCGCCCTGGACCTGCCGGTGGACTTTGATTCGCTGCAAAACGCGGGCGCTATCATGGGCTCCGGCGGTATGGTCGTTTGTGATGAGGACGATTGCATGGTGGAGATGGCGCGCTATTTCCTGGAGTTTACCCGGCGCGAGAGCTGCGGCAAGTGCACTTTCTGCCGCCTCGGCACCCGGCAGATGCTGGAAATCCTGACGGACTTCACCCTCGGTCAGGGGAAGCTGGCCGACCTTGCCATCCTGGAAAAGCTGGCCGGGGAGGTCGGGGCGGGGTCGCTCTGCGCTCTGGGGCGCACCGCCCCTAATCCCATCCTCACCACCCTGCGCTACTTTAGAAATGAATACGAGGAGCATATCACCCTGGGTCGCTGCCCGGCCCTGATGTGCCGGCACCTTATCGCCTACTATATCCTCCCGGACAAGTGCGAGCGCTCCTGCGATGCCTGCGTGGGCGCCTGTACCGTGGAAGCCATCAGCCCCGACAAGAAGCGGATAAAAGTCATCGACCCCGAGAAATGCGTCAAGTGCGGCACCTGCCTGCCCGCCTGCCCGCCGCAGTATAACGCGATAGTAAAACTTTCCCCGCCCAGCGAGGTTCCCTGCAAATGA
- a CDS encoding 2Fe-2S iron-sulfur cluster-binding protein: MKTVTLTIDGKVIKARAGEKLLWAALENGIYIPNLCAIREREEPDASCRLCWVEVEGQSDPVPACAIGVQEGMAVSTKGEKALALARAAFELLMASHALDCAHCQANGRCELQKIAKVLKCSLKPKRLRLLLRDLPVDDSSPLFSYDPNKCVLCGRCVWECRKHREKAIMGFAHRGFERRLTTFADEPIGADRCLDCSECVKVCPTGALTLK, from the coding sequence ATGAAAACCGTGACGCTGACTATCGACGGAAAAGTCATTAAAGCCCGCGCCGGGGAGAAGCTTTTATGGGCTGCCTTGGAGAACGGTATCTATATCCCCAACCTTTGCGCCATCCGGGAGAGAGAGGAGCCCGATGCTTCCTGCCGCCTGTGCTGGGTGGAGGTTGAGGGGCAAAGCGACCCTGTCCCCGCCTGCGCTATCGGGGTGCAAGAGGGCATGGCGGTGAGTACCAAAGGTGAAAAAGCTTTAGCTTTAGCCCGCGCCGCCTTCGAGCTTCTGATGGCCTCCCACGCCCTGGACTGCGCTCATTGTCAAGCCAACGGCCGGTGCGAGCTGCAAAAAATAGCCAAAGTGTTGAAGTGCAGCCTCAAACCCAAACGACTCCGCCTGCTTTTACGGGATTTGCCTGTAGATGACAGCAGCCCTCTCTTCTCCTACGACCCCAACAAATGCGTCCTCTGTGGTCGCTGTGTCTGGGAATGCCGTAAGCACCGGGAAAAAGCCATTATGGGATTCGCCCACCGGGGCTTTGAACGCAGGTTGACCACCTTCGCCGATGAACCGATAGGAGCGGACCGGTGCCTGGACTGCTCAGAGTGCGTTAAAGTGTGTCCCACCGGGGCGCTTACACTCAAGTAA
- a CDS encoding GNAT family N-acetyltransferase: MIEIVKAEERHIPDICKLWLGFMKFHADIDATLAPGDDFFTKGIESASGFENEFLRPAMKSEQRLVQIALDGQKIIGYSIADILEMPNSEIRQCGFVNHLYVTESYRRQGIGEKLHAEILKWFRSRDISVVEIQLLAKNRAACSFWKKQGYGDYQHTWIRRI, from the coding sequence ATGATTGAAATTGTTAAAGCAGAGGAACGCCATATCCCGGATATCTGCAAGTTGTGGCTGGGATTTATGAAGTTCCATGCTGATATCGACGCTACTCTCGCTCCCGGTGATGACTTTTTTACCAAAGGTATCGAGTCTGCATCGGGCTTTGAAAACGAATTCCTCCGCCCCGCCATGAAATCGGAACAAAGACTAGTGCAGATAGCTCTGGACGGGCAGAAAATCATCGGTTATTCAATCGCTGATATACTTGAAATGCCGAACTCAGAAATAAGACAATGCGGTTTCGTTAATCATCTATATGTTACAGAAAGCTATCGCCGGCAGGGTATCGGTGAAAAGCTGCACGCTGAAATCCTGAAGTGGTTCCGCTCTAGAGACATCAGCGTCGTAGAGATTCAGCTCCTGGCAAAGAATAGAGCAGCATGCTCTTTCTGGAAAAAACAGGGATACGGAGATTACCAGCACACCTGGATACGGCGGATTTAA
- a CDS encoding ATP-binding protein, giving the protein MEHISEILKKQGRASTSRENTDTWSSADTAPPSAPECPICKGARVVHPRLQSGQPDYSRVVPCRCVQNEQAGERRERLEKYSNLGSLARFTFDNLLPTGRSSVTHRQEKFAQAHEAARSFAADPQGWLVFTGPSGSGKTHLAAAIVNERIRSGQPAFYITAPDLLDRIRSSFSADSETPYDEFFEQVRNAPLLALDDLGVQSGTAWAKEKLDQLLTSRFNAGLPTVIVTAIPPEQMDDRLRTRLTDTRLSRVFVLEEVSPSSVFNWAPEFELQKNMTFISYKRRNDLSIEQQDNMDAAYRLAFDFAKNPEGWLVFMGETGCGKTHLASAIVNFRYEMGKPALFVVVPDFLDHLRSAFNPDSKVSYDQLFESVKTAPLLVMDDFGEQSTNPWVKEKLYQLINYRYNSRLPTVITTRYTLDEIMAEVDSSISSRLVDRNISVTFAIIAPDFRNERKSGQKRVPPRGKTGPGRNR; this is encoded by the coding sequence ATGGAACATATCAGCGAGATACTAAAGAAACAGGGCCGGGCAAGTACTTCAAGGGAAAATACGGACACATGGTCCAGCGCTGACACGGCGCCGCCGTCTGCCCCGGAATGCCCCATCTGTAAAGGCGCCCGCGTTGTCCACCCCCGACTTCAGTCGGGACAGCCGGACTATAGCCGCGTGGTGCCCTGCCGCTGCGTGCAGAACGAGCAGGCAGGGGAACGCCGGGAGCGGCTGGAAAAGTACAGCAACCTGGGGTCGCTGGCCCGCTTCACCTTTGACAATCTTTTGCCCACCGGCCGGAGCAGCGTCACCCACCGCCAGGAGAAGTTCGCGCAGGCGCATGAGGCCGCCCGGTCATTCGCCGCCGATCCACAGGGCTGGCTGGTATTTACCGGTCCCAGCGGCAGCGGCAAAACGCACCTGGCGGCGGCTATCGTTAACGAGCGCATCCGTTCAGGGCAGCCGGCCTTTTACATCACCGCGCCGGACCTGCTCGACCGCATACGCTCGTCTTTCAGCGCCGACAGCGAGACGCCCTACGACGAGTTCTTCGAGCAGGTGCGGAACGCGCCCCTGCTGGCCTTGGACGATTTGGGAGTGCAGTCCGGCACCGCCTGGGCCAAAGAGAAGCTCGACCAGCTATTGACCTCCCGCTTCAACGCCGGGCTGCCCACGGTTATCGTTACCGCTATACCCCCCGAGCAGATGGACGACCGCCTGCGCACCCGCCTGACCGATACCAGGCTGAGCCGGGTCTTTGTCCTGGAAGAGGTATCGCCTAGCTCGGTATTCAACTGGGCGCCGGAGTTCGAGCTTCAGAAGAACATGACGTTCATCAGCTATAAACGCCGCAATGATTTGTCCATCGAGCAGCAGGACAATATGGACGCGGCTTATCGCCTGGCCTTTGATTTTGCGAAGAACCCGGAAGGCTGGCTGGTCTTTATGGGGGAGACGGGCTGCGGGAAGACGCACCTGGCGTCCGCCATCGTTAACTTCCGCTATGAGATGGGCAAGCCCGCGCTTTTCGTGGTGGTGCCGGACTTCCTCGATCACCTGCGCTCCGCTTTTAACCCGGACAGCAAGGTGTCTTACGACCAGCTATTCGAGAGCGTGAAAACGGCCCCGCTGCTCGTGATGGATGATTTCGGGGAGCAGTCCACCAACCCGTGGGTAAAAGAAAAGCTTTACCAGCTTATCAACTACCGCTATAACAGCCGCCTGCCAACCGTCATTACTACACGCTATACCCTCGATGAAATCATGGCGGAGGTAGACAGCTCCATCAGCTCGCGCCTCGTCGACCGCAATATCAGCGTCACGTTTGCCATTATTGCGCCGGATTTCCGCAACGAAAGAAAGTCGGGCCAGAAACGGGTACCGCCGCGAGGTAAGACGGGACCGGGGCGGAACAGGTAG
- a CDS encoding DnaD domain protein: MTQFQGFPSGGRVEYTSIPNVFFSGLLPQITDMAELKATLYVISTLYHKKGYPRFVSFSELLGNAGLMESIKTAEALRAALQAAAERGSLLSLTVEKDGASEDIYLLNTESDRQAVERMRSGELKPAGLKAAASAPVPAEEAPDIFTLYEQNIGMLTPMIADELRDAEKLYPPEWLRDAIKEAALYNKRNIKYITKILENWSSEGRSDGTYQRDTKETGPGKYFKGKYGHMVQR; this comes from the coding sequence ATGACGCAATTTCAGGGATTTCCATCCGGCGGGAGGGTGGAGTACACCTCCATCCCCAACGTATTTTTCAGCGGCCTGCTGCCGCAGATAACGGATATGGCGGAGCTCAAGGCAACGCTGTATGTTATTTCTACTCTTTATCACAAAAAAGGCTACCCCCGCTTTGTCAGCTTTAGCGAGCTGCTGGGTAACGCCGGTTTGATGGAAAGCATTAAAACGGCGGAAGCACTGCGCGCCGCTTTGCAGGCCGCCGCGGAAAGAGGCTCCCTGTTAAGCCTCACCGTGGAGAAAGACGGGGCGTCCGAGGATATTTATCTATTAAACACGGAGTCCGACCGGCAGGCAGTGGAGCGGATGAGGAGCGGGGAACTCAAGCCGGCGGGGCTGAAAGCGGCGGCGTCCGCCCCCGTCCCGGCGGAAGAGGCCCCGGATATTTTTACCCTTTACGAGCAGAACATCGGCATGCTGACGCCCATGATTGCCGATGAGCTCCGTGATGCCGAGAAGCTTTACCCGCCGGAGTGGCTGCGGGACGCCATTAAAGAAGCGGCATTATATAACAAGCGCAATATCAAATATATCACCAAGATTCTGGAAAACTGGTCGAGTGAAGGCCGGAGTGATGGAACATATCAGCGAGATACTAAAGAAACAGGGCCGGGCAAGTACTTCAAGGGAAAATACGGACACATGGTCCAGCGCTGA
- the dnaB gene encoding replicative DNA helicase, giving the protein MSDVRLPPNDESAEEAVVGSLLIDGSAIFQIADFLQPSDFYFEQNQWLYDACLALYTRDEAINQVTLAQELSRRGKLEPCGGAARLSYLISVCPTSLDIEHYARIVYRLSVMRQMIAAGDRIATIGYESGPDVEDSLAKAESVLFRLRRGGGSGDLTHIREVLDKYFELPPEADADHPEKLPYVPSGFAGLDEFLNGLQRSDLVIVAGRPSMGKTSLALNIARNAAVQHRATVALFSLEMSRDSLVTRLVSSESGINARRIRFGEHKTEEEERKVLEATGVLSEAPIYIDDTPMIRMAEMRSKALRLSYERGVDMVILDYLQLMQGESSGRGENRVQEISYISRALKALARELDAPVLAVSQLSRAVEWRSSHEPQLSDLRESGSIEQDADVVMFIYRDEYYYKTEEEWIAAHPDREYPREEADVIIAKHRNGPTGRVKLRFRHTLAKFESLGSVEPTLL; this is encoded by the coding sequence GTGAGCGATGTCAGGCTGCCTCCCAATGATGAAAGCGCGGAAGAAGCGGTTGTCGGGTCGCTGCTGATTGACGGCAGCGCCATTTTTCAGATAGCCGATTTTTTACAGCCGTCTGATTTCTACTTCGAGCAGAACCAGTGGCTTTATGATGCCTGTCTGGCGCTTTACACCCGGGATGAAGCTATTAACCAGGTAACACTGGCGCAGGAACTCTCCCGCCGGGGCAAGCTGGAACCCTGCGGCGGCGCCGCCCGTTTAAGCTACCTGATATCCGTTTGCCCCACCTCCCTGGATATTGAACACTATGCCCGCATCGTCTATCGCCTCTCCGTCATGCGGCAGATGATAGCTGCCGGCGACCGCATCGCTACTATTGGCTACGAGTCCGGGCCGGACGTGGAAGACAGCCTGGCCAAGGCGGAAAGCGTTTTGTTCCGGCTGCGGCGGGGCGGCGGCTCCGGCGACCTCACTCATATCCGCGAGGTGCTGGACAAGTACTTCGAGTTGCCGCCGGAAGCTGACGCCGACCACCCGGAAAAGCTGCCTTACGTTCCCTCCGGCTTCGCCGGGCTGGATGAATTCCTCAACGGCCTCCAGCGTTCCGATTTGGTAATCGTGGCCGGGCGCCCCAGCATGGGCAAGACCAGCCTGGCTTTGAACATCGCCCGCAACGCCGCCGTCCAGCACCGCGCCACGGTGGCCCTTTTCAGCCTGGAGATGAGCCGCGACTCCCTGGTAACGCGTCTCGTGTCCAGCGAGTCCGGCATTAACGCGCGGCGCATCCGCTTCGGCGAGCACAAGACGGAAGAAGAAGAAAGGAAAGTGCTGGAAGCCACCGGCGTGCTTTCCGAAGCGCCTATTTATATCGACGATACACCGATGATACGTATGGCGGAGATGCGCAGCAAGGCGCTCCGCCTCAGTTATGAGCGCGGCGTTGATATGGTCATCCTGGACTATTTACAGCTGATGCAGGGGGAAAGCAGCGGCCGCGGTGAAAACCGCGTACAGGAAATCAGCTATATCTCCCGGGCGCTCAAGGCGCTGGCGCGTGAGCTTGATGCGCCGGTGCTGGCCGTTTCCCAGCTCAGCCGCGCCGTGGAATGGCGTTCCTCCCACGAGCCGCAGTTGTCCGACCTTCGTGAAAGCGGCAGCATCGAGCAGGACGCGGACGTGGTCATGTTCATCTACCGCGACGAGTATTACTACAAGACCGAAGAAGAATGGATAGCCGCCCACCCGGACCGCGAGTACCCGCGTGAAGAGGCGGATGTGATTATCGCCAAGCACCGCAACGGGCCGACCGGCCGGGTCAAGCTCCGTTTCCGCCATACCCTGGCCAAGTTCGAAAGCCTGGGCAGCGTGGAGCCGACTTTGCTATGA